In the Lactobacillus paragasseri genome, ATGGTAATAGCGTAGTCATCGATCCACTGCATTTGATCAGGATTAAGCGAAACTTGAATTTCATTACAAATTTGGTCGATTAGTTCTGCATTAAGATCTTCTTTTTTGAAAATAATTGTAATATCGTCAATCCCAGACGGCATATGTTCATAAGCAACTTTATGTTGGTCTAAAATTTGTAAGATCTTTAATGTAAAACCAGCTCCTTTATTTAACAAGTACTTGTGTAAATAAAGGGCAGCAAAGTTCTTACCACCAGCAATACCGGTGATTGTATGTTGAGCTTTAAAGTTGGTCTCTGGCACGATCATTGTTCCTGGTTTTTCGGGATGCTGGGTATTTTTTACATTAACTGGAATCTGTGCTTGAATAGCAGGAATTAAAGCTTCATCATGAAAGACAGAAAACCCAGCATAAGAAAGTTCCCGCATTTCACGGTAGGTCATTTTGCTAATTGGCTCGGGATGAGAAACAATAGCAGGATTAGCTGAAAAAATGGCATCTACATCAGTAAAATTCTCATATAATTCCGCATTAAAACCGCGAGCTAAAATAGCGCCGGTAATGTCTGAGCCACCACGTGAAAAAGTGGCAATATTTCCAGAAGGTGAGATTCCATAGAATCCAGGAAAGATAATTTTCTCAGCGGGATCAAGTTCAAGATTGCGGAGGTTAACATAAGTTTCAGGGTTGACTGAAGCATCATTTGGACTGCCAGTCACAACTAAGCCAGCCTGTCTTGGTGTTAGAAGTCGCACCTTAAAACCTTGCTTTTTCATAATCATTGTTAAGAGCTTGGCATTTAAAAATTCACCATGAGCTTTAAATGCTGCCATCAGATAATCACGATTAGGAAAAGTATGAGTAGGAAGATCATTAATTAAAGCTTTGATTTCGTTAAGTCCCTGCATGCTCAAGTCAAAATATTCTCCAATTTCAGCATAACGAGAGTAAATTTGCGCTTGAATTTTTTCACAGTTTTGTTTACGAAGGGTAAGATTCGCATACTTAATTAAAAGATCAGTAACCTTGGTATCTGTCTTATTTCTTTTTCCCGGAGCGGAAACAACTACGACTTGGCGTTTATTATCGTTATTTAAAATATTAATTACTTGAGCAATTTTTGCGCCTGAAGCTACA is a window encoding:
- a CDS encoding aspartate kinase is translated as MKVAKFGGSSVASGAKIAQVINILNNDNKRQVVVVSAPGKRNKTDTKVTDLLIKYANLTLRKQNCEKIQAQIYSRYAEIGEYFDLSMQGLNEIKALINDLPTHTFPNRDYLMAAFKAHGEFLNAKLLTMIMKKQGFKVRLLTPRQAGLVVTGSPNDASVNPETYVNLRNLELDPAEKIIFPGFYGISPSGNIATFSRGGSDITGAILARGFNAELYENFTDVDAIFSANPAIVSHPEPISKMTYREMRELSYAGFSVFHDEALIPAIQAQIPVNVKNTQHPEKPGTMIVPETNFKAQHTITGIAGGKNFAALYLHKYLLNKGAGFTLKILQILDQHKVAYEHMPSGIDDITIIFKKEDLNAELIDQICNEIQVSLNPDQMQWIDDYAITMVVGEGMRDKLSLCASILYPLGQKNISIQMINQGASQISIMIGTRRGDAEEVIRTIYQTFFN